From Acinetobacter suaedae, one genomic window encodes:
- a CDS encoding DUF2804 domain-containing protein, whose protein sequence is MDLIQANGQPRYGRFDQVPSRINIDDYIYKTPYGQVLKGWRKHLKYKKFKFCGLQHAHFSIGIAIVDLSWAGHGFFYVYDHLSGKVIEWNAIQPLAINTQLDEQPLFSQSHFKKSAYQFDIQHANGVRYIQVTKYGEIQLKARIFCAGTDALSLCSPTGINGWTYTQKQTTLAVEGFFISPDQQRIEFDAQSLAALDDTCGFLRPETAWFWLSCQFRDAQGRRIGLNLASGVNESFGNENALWVDGRLYPLTDVLFEQQNEKTWSIRSLGGCLNLVVETGWCRFENINLRLIGSQFNQWQAKVSGTIEREQIELVQLDQQYGLLEQHYAKW, encoded by the coding sequence ATGGATTTGATACAAGCCAATGGTCAGCCGCGTTATGGGCGTTTCGATCAAGTACCATCACGAATTAATATCGACGACTATATTTATAAAACACCTTATGGTCAGGTGCTGAAAGGGTGGCGTAAGCACCTTAAGTATAAAAAATTCAAATTCTGTGGTTTGCAACATGCGCATTTTAGTATTGGAATTGCGATCGTTGATTTATCGTGGGCTGGACACGGCTTTTTCTATGTTTATGATCATCTATCAGGCAAAGTCATTGAGTGGAATGCAATTCAACCTTTGGCGATCAATACACAACTTGATGAACAACCCTTATTTAGCCAAAGTCATTTTAAAAAATCAGCCTATCAATTTGACATACAACATGCCAATGGCGTGCGCTATATTCAGGTCACGAAATACGGTGAGATACAACTGAAAGCGCGTATTTTTTGTGCTGGAACAGATGCACTAAGCTTGTGTAGCCCGACAGGAATAAATGGTTGGACGTATACCCAAAAGCAAACAACGCTGGCGGTTGAGGGATTTTTTATCAGTCCTGATCAGCAACGGATAGAGTTCGATGCTCAAAGTCTGGCTGCATTAGATGATACCTGTGGTTTTTTACGGCCAGAAACGGCTTGGTTTTGGTTATCCTGTCAATTTCGTGATGCGCAGGGGCGCCGGATTGGGCTTAATCTTGCATCAGGTGTCAATGAAAGTTTTGGCAATGAAAATGCCTTATGGGTGGATGGGCGTTTGTATCCACTCACAGATGTTTTGTTTGAACAGCAGAATGAAAAAACATGGTCAATTCGTTCTTTGGGGGGCTGTTTAAACTTAGTTGTCGAAACAGGTTGGTGTCGTTTTGAAAATATTAATCTACGTTTAATCGGCAGTCAGTTTAATCAATGGCAAGCCAAAGTCAGTGGTACGATAGAACGTGAACAAATTGAATTGGTGCAGTTGGATCAGCAATATGGCTTGTTAGAACAGCATTATGCGAAGTGGTGA
- a CDS encoding metal-dependent hydrolase — protein MNAHVSYQVDPVVRTKLDFHLDQAPRFWFGGDPFRTRMFDALSLTFPDGERYFIECVRLFRDKITDQNLQERVADFIRQEAQHGIAHDKMNQIMKQQGMPVDQFTDRLKKIFKFELKYRSPQYNIAMTAAAEHLTALMAETFYSKKETLAEADPFVRALFAWHAIEEMEHRDVAFDVMREVGEVPEATRRFALVFTTVLMFGFTLYRTDVMLKTDGFSLKQRFDMARKGLPWFFGRNGILTAKRSQYSDWFKKDFHPNQHPVIRQYDVWIDTLAKTNDPIAAGEAFWQAGL, from the coding sequence ATGAATGCACATGTTTCCTATCAGGTTGATCCAGTCGTTAGAACAAAATTAGATTTCCATCTAGACCAAGCTCCTCGCTTTTGGTTTGGTGGCGATCCATTTCGTACCCGTATGTTTGATGCATTGAGCCTCACTTTTCCAGATGGTGAGCGCTATTTTATTGAATGTGTTCGTCTATTCCGTGACAAGATTACAGATCAAAACTTACAAGAACGTGTTGCTGATTTTATCCGTCAAGAAGCTCAACACGGTATCGCTCATGACAAAATGAATCAGATCATGAAACAACAGGGTATGCCTGTTGATCAGTTCACTGATCGTTTAAAGAAAATTTTTAAGTTTGAATTAAAGTATCGCTCTCCTCAATACAACATCGCCATGACTGCCGCTGCAGAGCATTTAACTGCACTAATGGCAGAAACGTTCTATAGCAAAAAAGAAACTTTGGCAGAGGCGGATCCTTTTGTAAGAGCACTTTTTGCTTGGCATGCGATTGAAGAAATGGAACATCGAGATGTTGCTTTTGATGTGATGCGTGAAGTTGGTGAAGTGCCTGAAGCAACTCGTCGGTTTGCTTTAGTATTTACCACTGTACTCATGTTTGGTTTTACACTCTACCGTACCGATGTCATGCTCAAAACCGATGGTTTTAGCTTAAAACAACGCTTTGATATGGCACGTAAAGGCTTACCTTGGTTCTTTGGTCGTAACGGTATTCTAACGGCAAAAAGATCACAATATAGCGATTGGTTTAAAAAAGATTTCCATCCAAATCAACACCCTGTTATTCGTCAATACGATGTCTGGATTGATACTTTGGCTAAGACCAATGATCCAATTGCTGCGGGTGAAGCTTTTTGGCAAGCGGGGTTATGA
- a CDS encoding helix-turn-helix transcriptional regulator has product MSVKIIIGYLRLLNRVLQQEHIDLSKVAAPELWQDFYACLENPDQQDFDVERYAQLLQGVQPYFSRPITLVLAERANLQDLGLMGYLASTSLDLQQALQLLQRYYSLIFKQTNLEELNVQQFSDFIQIVWSASYPDYREMYELNLALIFKIAQSIVQDTLHPPQMIQFGYAPHTALFHFEKFYGCPIQVQTGQYAIRFSNQILKAKSIAADQQLNQVLSTQAQQSLNHVTSFDIQQQQLRQKIQSFIEQGLLQQEEVLLSYVAQHLHCSERTLQRQLKSYQLNFQDILDQYRLEQSKLYLQQGKSFSEIAERLNYADQSAFGRAFKRWTGVTPKQFLKTL; this is encoded by the coding sequence ATGTCAGTTAAAATTATCATTGGATATTTACGATTGTTGAATCGTGTTTTACAACAGGAACATATTGATTTGTCCAAAGTGGCTGCTCCTGAACTTTGGCAAGACTTCTATGCTTGTTTAGAAAATCCAGACCAACAAGACTTTGATGTGGAACGTTATGCTCAATTATTACAGGGGGTTCAGCCCTATTTCTCTCGTCCAATTACCTTAGTTCTTGCAGAACGTGCCAACTTGCAAGATTTGGGCTTAATGGGATATTTGGCGTCAACCAGCTTAGACCTGCAACAAGCATTGCAACTTCTACAGCGGTATTACTCTCTGATTTTTAAGCAGACCAATTTAGAGGAACTCAACGTTCAACAGTTTTCGGACTTCATTCAAATTGTTTGGAGTGCTTCTTATCCAGATTATCGTGAAATGTATGAGCTGAATTTGGCGTTGATTTTTAAAATTGCCCAATCCATCGTTCAAGATACTCTACATCCACCACAAATGATTCAATTCGGCTATGCGCCACATACCGCTTTGTTTCATTTCGAGAAATTTTACGGCTGTCCGATACAAGTTCAAACAGGACAATATGCAATACGTTTTTCAAATCAAATTTTGAAAGCGAAAAGTATTGCTGCCGATCAGCAATTGAATCAGGTGTTATCAACTCAGGCGCAGCAATCGTTAAATCATGTCACGTCTTTCGATATTCAACAGCAGCAGTTGAGACAAAAAATACAAAGCTTTATTGAGCAGGGGCTATTACAACAAGAAGAAGTTTTATTGAGTTATGTCGCACAACATTTGCATTGTTCTGAACGGACTCTACAGCGTCAACTTAAATCTTATCAATTGAATTTTCAAGATATTTTGGATCAATACCGTTTAGAACAAAGTAAGCTGTATTTGCAGCAAGGTAAATCATTTTCTGAGATTGCTGAGCGTTTAAATTACGCTGATCAAAGTGCATTTGGACGAGCATTTAAGCGTTGGACCGGTGTTACTCCGAAACAGTTTTTAAAGACTCTTTAG
- a CDS encoding type VI secretion system Vgr family protein — translation MIFNILNLLEKIGLTAQKRAIHIQFSNPALANQVFLQRIEGTHRLNDGVSSELICLSTDATIPLKQFIGSQAAVDSVTDTGALFRTTGIITEAVQGQSDGSLTLYKLKLQDTTALWHKRRNSRVFMNKTVVDILQVLFKEWQQRSQLFASSLTLDLSGLTQDYDIRPFVMQANESDYDFITRLLRSEGINWLIDEAQLTVANSNSPIQAQKLRLIDDNSQYQALERRTIRYHRSSATEQYDSMTSLIAERSLQPTAVHIQRWQADALEQEDGAGSVQSKHQHSQQYDNASLGLEDVWHFTPAWMQDLNGEDGATASGNTQIEKLNQHLSHYHDAQAKQFIANTTVRDTQVGYWFKLNEHPEVDQHSSSDQEFLITKKDWFNQNNLPKDLNDQINQLVEQSQWQHSSKSEERQANQLTLQRRNIKTVPEYHPLQHRPTAHPQRARVVGPEGEEIHVDEWGRIKVRFLFTRNDDHSHDGGAGSNNNDTDSAWVDVLTPWAGEGYGARFLPRIGEIVVIDFFDGNIDRPFVTGRLHEAQRSPTKFDDQGKLPDTKKLAGIKSKEYQGSGYNQLRFDDTTGQISAQLQSSHAASQLNLGKLSHPKAQAESEDRGEGFELRTDQWGAIRAGEGLLITTHAQAQAEGEHLEAQTAKQQLEGNQNNAKALSEVAKNQQTDELESVEQLKGFFEQIQQDIARFEEAVLLLSSPNGIGLSTSEDIHLSADGQLNQFAGDSINLTTQKNLIAQASQKISLFAAQNGIKQVAGKGKVEIQAQGDGLDILAKAGIQIISTEDAIYITSPKEIVMKADTSEVRLNGSGIFPTTGGKFEVKAGQHLFMGGAKIKTKIPFLPEGTTYNLRYLFTDDEGMPYKNTPYIAIYPNGAEIKGMTDDQGYSSTFFSSEEKDVKIHLELK, via the coding sequence ATGATTTTTAATATTTTAAATTTATTAGAAAAAATAGGACTAACCGCACAAAAACGTGCAATTCATATTCAATTTTCAAATCCTGCTTTAGCCAATCAGGTGTTTTTACAGCGTATTGAAGGTACGCATCGTCTGAATGACGGAGTTAGCTCAGAACTCATCTGCCTATCAACGGACGCAACGATCCCCTTAAAACAGTTTATTGGTTCTCAAGCGGCTGTTGATTCCGTAACAGACACAGGTGCTCTATTTAGAACCACAGGGATCATCACAGAAGCCGTACAAGGACAGTCTGACGGTAGTCTCACACTCTATAAACTCAAACTCCAAGATACAACCGCCCTGTGGCATAAACGTCGAAATTCTCGTGTGTTTATGAATAAAACCGTGGTGGACATCCTTCAAGTATTGTTTAAGGAATGGCAGCAACGCAGCCAGTTGTTTGCATCGAGTTTAACTTTAGATTTAAGTGGTTTAACCCAGGACTACGACATCCGTCCCTTTGTGATGCAAGCCAATGAAAGCGACTATGACTTCATTACCCGACTGCTCCGAAGCGAAGGCATCAACTGGCTGATCGACGAAGCACAGCTCACTGTTGCCAACAGCAACAGTCCAATCCAAGCCCAAAAACTGCGCTTGATCGATGACAACAGCCAATACCAAGCCCTAGAACGAAGAACAATTCGCTACCATCGTAGCAGTGCTACCGAACAATACGACAGCATGACCAGCCTCATTGCAGAACGTTCGCTACAACCGACCGCAGTCCATATCCAACGCTGGCAAGCTGATGCCTTAGAACAAGAAGATGGGGCAGGTAGCGTCCAAAGCAAACACCAACATAGCCAACAATACGACAACGCTAGTCTAGGACTCGAAGATGTATGGCACTTCACTCCAGCATGGATGCAAGACCTGAATGGTGAAGATGGTGCAACCGCTTCAGGCAACACCCAAATCGAAAAACTGAACCAACACCTCAGTCACTACCACGATGCCCAAGCCAAACAATTTATCGCCAATACTACCGTACGAGACACCCAAGTGGGTTATTGGTTTAAACTCAACGAACACCCTGAAGTTGATCAACATTCATCTTCAGATCAGGAGTTCTTAATCACGAAAAAGGATTGGTTTAATCAAAACAACCTTCCTAAAGATTTGAATGATCAAATCAACCAATTAGTAGAACAAAGCCAATGGCAGCATTCAAGCAAGAGTGAAGAACGCCAAGCCAACCAACTGACGCTACAACGCCGTAACATCAAAACCGTACCCGAATACCACCCACTGCAACACCGTCCAACTGCTCACCCACAACGTGCAAGAGTAGTGGGACCCGAAGGCGAAGAAATCCATGTGGATGAATGGGGACGAATCAAAGTTCGCTTCCTATTTACCCGCAATGACGACCATAGCCACGATGGTGGCGCAGGCAGCAACAACAACGATACCGATTCAGCTTGGGTGGACGTACTAACCCCGTGGGCAGGCGAAGGCTATGGCGCACGCTTCCTACCCCGCATTGGTGAAATCGTCGTCATCGACTTCTTTGATGGCAACATCGACCGTCCCTTTGTCACAGGACGACTCCACGAAGCACAACGCAGTCCAACAAAATTCGATGACCAAGGCAAATTACCTGATACCAAAAAACTAGCAGGGATCAAATCCAAAGAATATCAAGGTTCAGGCTACAACCAACTGCGCTTTGATGACACTACTGGACAGATCAGTGCACAACTACAAAGCAGCCATGCAGCCAGCCAACTCAATCTCGGTAAGCTGAGCCATCCCAAAGCCCAAGCAGAAAGCGAAGACCGAGGCGAAGGCTTTGAACTACGCACAGACCAATGGGGTGCGATCCGAGCAGGGGAAGGCTTACTGATCACCACCCATGCACAAGCGCAAGCCGAAGGTGAACATCTCGAAGCACAAACAGCCAAACAACAACTGGAAGGCAACCAAAACAATGCCAAAGCCCTGAGTGAAGTGGCAAAGAACCAACAAACGGATGAGTTGGAATCAGTAGAGCAATTAAAAGGGTTCTTTGAACAGATACAACAAGACATTGCTCGCTTTGAGGAGGCTGTACTTTTACTCAGCTCACCCAATGGGATTGGACTCAGTACATCAGAGGACATCCATCTATCCGCAGATGGACAACTAAACCAATTTGCAGGGGACAGTATTAACCTGACCACACAGAAGAACCTGATTGCCCAAGCCAGTCAAAAGATCAGCTTATTTGCCGCACAAAATGGAATCAAACAAGTTGCAGGCAAAGGTAAGGTTGAGATACAGGCACAAGGGGATGGTTTAGATATATTGGCGAAAGCGGGAATACAAATTATCTCGACAGAGGATGCGATTTATATTACCAGCCCGAAAGAAATCGTCATGAAAGCAGATACCTCTGAAGTCAGGCTGAATGGTTCAGGTATTTTCCCGACTACAGGTGGAAAGTTTGAGGTCAAGGCGGGGCAGCATTTATTTATGGGAGGGGCTAAGATAAAAACAAAAATTCCATTCCTTCCAGAAGGGACGACATATAATTTAAGATATTTATTTACGGATGATGAAGGAATGCCTTATAAAAATACACCTTATATTGCTATCTATCCTAATGGAGCTGAAATCAAAGGTATGACAGATGATCAAGGATACTCATCTACATTTTTTTCGAGTGAAGAAAAAGATGTGAAAATTCATTTGGAGCTAAAATAA
- a CDS encoding DUF7738 domain-containing protein, with protein sequence MKKVIFGLLVLSLSACSDAKQQATLTKVEKKLNAQHQIKVDGCHISYNNKPIDFNAPLADWLKVFGSDYRKIDYLPPWGKVKTPKEYYIYDDAGIRLIYDVNNKKMEHVGLWVGQSEWNKDFAWETEEQYQTRMENPDSFQAKQNFKDGIQVEDVIVGAYPMDQELRSISRHRRGTSYYIWAKCKSGQAGESFDINLSTSYENDPEVIDGISFYAMRTTAVPEDISLKEEYEDCKNTPENEVLYGKYCVDIRKRYHEKFGKE encoded by the coding sequence ATGAAAAAAGTTATATTCGGTTTATTGGTCTTGAGTCTAAGTGCCTGTTCTGATGCCAAGCAGCAAGCTACACTTACTAAAGTCGAAAAGAAGCTCAATGCACAGCATCAGATCAAAGTTGATGGTTGCCATATTTCTTATAACAACAAGCCAATCGATTTTAATGCGCCCTTGGCAGATTGGTTAAAAGTCTTTGGTTCTGATTATAGAAAGATTGACTATTTACCACCATGGGGGAAGGTAAAGACGCCTAAAGAATATTATATCTATGATGATGCAGGTATTCGTTTAATCTATGATGTGAACAATAAAAAAATGGAACATGTTGGTCTTTGGGTTGGTCAATCTGAGTGGAATAAAGACTTTGCATGGGAAACAGAGGAGCAATACCAGACACGGATGGAGAATCCTGATTCTTTTCAGGCAAAGCAAAACTTTAAGGATGGTATCCAAGTTGAAGATGTGATTGTAGGTGCCTATCCGATGGATCAAGAGCTACGTTCGATTTCTAGGCATCGTCGTGGAACCAGCTACTATATCTGGGCAAAGTGCAAGAGTGGTCAAGCAGGTGAATCATTTGATATTAATCTCAGTACCAGTTATGAAAATGATCCAGAAGTGATTGATGGTATTAGTTTTTATGCAATGCGTACTACAGCAGTCCCAGAGGATATTTCTTTAAAAGAAGAATATGAGGATTGTAAAAATACACCTGAGAATGAGGTTTTGTATGGTAAATACTGTGTAGATATACGTAAACGTTATCATGAGAAATTTGGTAAAGAATAA
- a CDS encoding HET-C-related protein, with protein sequence MPKDKQCCYKAIALAVYKSNAAMPLQLFSDLWLIEPHKGKHIVGVYRPQEHIDNPQMEKDERRPVGDPRYADYEDFNEAPNQKSHQTNKSLASPHYNLKNYIADSTPENTDDSAFPTALEYLLEQLEISMSGDIKSRHVLRALGNAFHVLEDFFAHTNFTEVALIKQGYQVDDHVQQSDSDYRKIPIVSGTFGLWDTLASIGPKLGDLVDPLKSMEEYKGFMYGERRLEDFIITAIVEWINIAEISRIWNTYLSLRDQLAGLNEALYADKAREIAQFVRTARTLASVIKPIISFMLKFAGSGILQHSHGAIRLVQGWGNYGENPTHTQLGKDDHHNALHMLAAKLAIKAVEDVGQRWIAYHHNPTASNKQAVKDTVKRYFVHPARTNWMDGDIRQWARANPQAIRAAR encoded by the coding sequence TTGCCTAAAGACAAACAATGTTGTTATAAAGCGATTGCTCTAGCCGTATATAAATCTAATGCGGCGATGCCGTTACAGTTGTTTTCGGATTTGTGGTTGATTGAACCCCATAAGGGAAAACATATCGTAGGAGTTTATCGTCCTCAAGAACATATTGATAATCCTCAAATGGAAAAGGATGAGCGTCGTCCTGTAGGTGATCCCCGTTATGCTGATTATGAGGACTTTAATGAAGCGCCAAATCAAAAAAGTCATCAAACCAATAAGTCGTTGGCATCACCACACTACAACCTAAAAAACTATATTGCGGATAGTACGCCTGAAAATACTGATGATAGTGCTTTTCCAACTGCTTTGGAGTATTTACTGGAGCAGCTTGAGATCAGTATGTCGGGCGATATAAAATCACGCCATGTATTAAGAGCTTTGGGCAATGCTTTTCATGTATTGGAAGATTTTTTTGCGCATACCAACTTTACCGAAGTGGCATTGATTAAACAAGGCTATCAAGTAGATGATCATGTTCAACAGTCTGATAGTGACTATCGAAAGATTCCGATTGTCTCTGGAACCTTTGGACTTTGGGATACTTTGGCAAGTATCGGACCTAAACTTGGTGATTTGGTTGATCCATTAAAGAGCATGGAAGAATACAAAGGTTTTATGTATGGTGAGCGTCGCCTAGAAGACTTTATTATTACTGCCATCGTTGAATGGATTAATATTGCGGAAATTAGTCGGATTTGGAACACTTATTTGAGCTTGCGAGATCAGTTAGCTGGTTTAAATGAGGCGTTATACGCAGATAAAGCGAGAGAAATTGCCCAATTTGTTCGGACCGCACGGACATTGGCATCGGTGATCAAGCCAATTATATCTTTTATGCTTAAATTTGCTGGTTCTGGCATTTTACAGCATAGTCATGGAGCGATTCGCTTAGTACAAGGGTGGGGCAACTATGGTGAAAACCCGACCCATACCCAATTGGGCAAAGATGATCATCATAATGCTTTACACATGTTAGCAGCAAAATTGGCAATTAAAGCTGTAGAAGATGTTGGGCAACGTTGGATTGCTTATCATCATAATCCAACCGCATCCAACAAACAGGCAGTTAAAGATACGGTTAAGCGTTATTTTGTTCATCCAGCTCGAACTAACTGGATGGATGGGGATATACGTCAGTGGGCAAGAGCAAATCCTCAGGCAATTCGGGCAGCAAGATAA
- a CDS encoding bifunctional metallophosphatase/5'-nucleotidase produces the protein MKTRTIFKVNALCVMLLALTACNDNDDKQSPKVERKNQTINVLAFNDFHGNLEPPKRFIEAEDPHDHSQTVRIPVGGVSYFADAIKKLRAQYPNNAVVSAGDLISASPLISSLFLDEPTIEAMNDIQIDFNAVGNHEFDRGTDELRRLQNGGCQQYTTTKPCQINPNFSGAKFEFLAANVSMKADPQKTLFPAYKVKTYGGIPVAFIGLTLEATPSIVSAAGITDVNFHDEADTVNALIPELKKQGIEAIVMVVHEGVAPSTKFNQKTCEGLSGPLIDVLERLDPAVDVVVSGHTHQSYICDYATKNPAKPFLLTSAGQYGTIITNIQLELDGKTGDVIKKDASQVPVQSESYTSGTTTVNLTDLYQKFSKTPSIEAILDKYRPAVATISSRVVGSATSVIDRNRTESGETALGNLIADAQQAAALAASNQGSDFTLMNSGGVRADLLINNNNEITFGDVFSVQPFGNSLVTLSLTGKQIRELLEQQWSGANAGTPRILQPSKELSYSYKQDASVSPRASNIMIAGQALVDTQTYRVTVNSFIADGGDNFTVLKQGKNPIGGGQDIDVLERYISQNSPLTAPKTDRIKLIP, from the coding sequence ATGAAAACACGTACTATTTTTAAGGTAAATGCATTGTGCGTCATGTTATTGGCACTCACTGCTTGTAATGACAATGATGATAAACAGTCACCGAAAGTTGAACGTAAAAATCAAACGATTAACGTGCTTGCTTTCAACGACTTCCATGGAAATTTAGAGCCACCGAAGCGGTTTATTGAAGCTGAAGATCCACATGATCATAGTCAAACAGTACGCATTCCCGTTGGTGGTGTCAGTTATTTTGCCGATGCAATTAAGAAACTTCGTGCCCAATATCCAAATAATGCGGTCGTTTCTGCTGGCGATTTGATTAGTGCCTCACCATTAATTTCATCACTATTTTTAGATGAACCTACCATTGAAGCAATGAATGATATTCAAATTGATTTCAATGCGGTTGGAAACCATGAGTTTGATCGTGGGACAGATGAACTTCGCCGCTTACAAAATGGTGGTTGCCAGCAATACACCACCACAAAACCTTGTCAAATTAATCCAAACTTCTCTGGGGCAAAGTTTGAATTTTTGGCAGCGAATGTTTCGATGAAAGCTGATCCCCAAAAGACCTTGTTCCCTGCCTATAAAGTCAAAACTTATGGTGGTATTCCAGTCGCCTTCATTGGTTTAACACTCGAAGCGACACCAAGTATTGTTTCTGCGGCAGGTATTACCGATGTAAATTTCCATGACGAAGCAGATACCGTCAATGCGTTGATTCCAGAATTAAAAAAACAAGGTATTGAAGCAATTGTGATGGTGGTACACGAAGGGGTGGCTCCTAGTACCAAGTTTAATCAAAAAACATGTGAAGGTCTGAGTGGGCCACTGATCGACGTGCTTGAACGTCTCGATCCAGCCGTAGATGTCGTTGTTTCTGGTCACACCCATCAATCCTATATATGTGATTATGCAACCAAAAATCCAGCCAAACCTTTTCTACTCACCTCAGCAGGTCAATACGGCACGATCATTACCAATATCCAACTTGAACTCGATGGAAAAACTGGTGATGTCATCAAAAAAGATGCTTCTCAAGTTCCTGTACAAAGTGAAAGCTATACCTCTGGTACAACGACAGTCAACCTCACAGATCTTTATCAAAAATTTAGCAAAACACCGAGCATTGAAGCAATTTTAGATAAATATCGCCCTGCGGTAGCGACCATTTCTTCACGTGTGGTCGGCTCAGCAACCAGTGTCATTGATCGCAATCGTACTGAAAGTGGTGAAACTGCGTTGGGTAATTTGATCGCAGATGCGCAACAAGCAGCTGCACTTGCAGCCAGCAACCAAGGGTCAGATTTTACCTTGATGAATTCAGGTGGCGTTCGCGCAGATTTATTGATTAATAACAACAATGAAATTACCTTCGGAGATGTATTCAGTGTCCAACCCTTTGGAAATTCGTTGGTCACGCTCAGCTTAACAGGCAAACAAATCCGTGAACTATTAGAACAACAATGGTCTGGGGCAAATGCAGGCACTCCTCGAATACTACAACCATCGAAAGAATTGAGTTATTCCTATAAACAAGATGCTTCAGTATCACCTCGTGCTAGCAATATTATGATTGCTGGACAAGCATTGGTCGATACCCAGACTTATCGCGTTACTGTGAACAGCTTTATTGCCGATGGTGGTGATAACTTCACGGTTTTAAAACAGGGTAAAAATCCTATTGGGGGAGGTCAAGATATTGACGTGTTAGAGCGTTATATCAGCCAGAACTCTCCACTGACCGCACCAAAGACAGATCGAATCAAACTAATCCCATAG
- the trpB gene encoding tryptophan synthase subunit beta: MDQQNLSQQNQAIDYTQFPDAQGHFGIHGGRFVSETLMAALEDLESLYGRMKNDAQFLAEFDRDLAFYVGRPSPLYYAERWSQHLGGAQIYLKREDLNHTGSHKVNNTIGQALLAKLSGKKRIIAETGAGQHGVATATIAARLGMECVVYMGAEDVKRQAMNVYRMRLLGATVVPVQSGSKTLKDAMNEAMRDWVTNVDSTYYVIGTVAGPHPYPQLVRDFQSIIGREARRQIQEQAGRLPDALVACVGGGSNAMGLFYPFLNDQDVKMYGVEAAGYGIETGKHSAPLNAGHVGVLHGNRTYLMSDAQGQIIETHSISAGLDYPGVGPEHSFLKDMNRVEYVPINDDEALQGFRDLTKIEGIIPALESSHAMAYVTKLAPTMSKDQIIIATVSGRGDKDLMTVARIDGVEMVEM; the protein is encoded by the coding sequence GTGGATCAGCAAAACCTTAGTCAACAAAATCAGGCGATTGACTACACCCAGTTTCCAGATGCCCAAGGGCATTTTGGTATTCATGGTGGGCGTTTTGTGTCAGAAACGCTTATGGCTGCACTTGAAGACTTAGAAAGTCTTTATGGTCGTATGAAAAATGATGCTCAGTTTCTAGCAGAGTTTGATCGTGATCTTGCGTTTTATGTTGGTCGTCCTAGTCCTCTTTATTATGCTGAGCGATGGTCTCAGCACCTCGGCGGTGCGCAAATTTACCTGAAACGTGAAGACCTGAATCATACAGGTTCGCACAAAGTGAATAACACCATTGGTCAAGCGTTATTGGCAAAGTTGTCAGGTAAGAAGCGTATCATCGCGGAAACAGGTGCAGGTCAACACGGTGTGGCGACAGCTACAATCGCCGCACGGTTGGGCATGGAATGTGTGGTATATATGGGCGCTGAAGACGTAAAACGTCAAGCCATGAATGTATACCGTATGCGTTTGTTGGGTGCGACCGTAGTTCCAGTGCAAAGTGGTTCAAAAACATTGAAAGATGCCATGAATGAAGCGATGCGTGACTGGGTAACCAATGTTGATAGCACCTATTATGTGATTGGAACGGTTGCAGGGCCACATCCATATCCGCAACTTGTTCGCGATTTCCAGTCGATTATTGGTCGTGAAGCACGTCGTCAAATCCAGGAACAGGCAGGGCGTTTGCCAGATGCTTTGGTCGCTTGTGTAGGCGGTGGTTCAAATGCGATGGGCTTGTTCTATCCATTCTTGAATGATCAAGATGTGAAAATGTATGGTGTTGAAGCCGCAGGTTATGGCATTGAAACGGGTAAACACTCTGCGCCGTTGAATGCAGGACATGTGGGTGTATTACACGGTAACCGTACTTATTTGATGTCAGATGCGCAAGGTCAGATCATTGAAACACACAGTATTTCTGCGGGTCTGGACTATCCGGGCGTTGGTCCGGAGCATAGTTTCCTCAAAGACATGAACCGTGTGGAATATGTACCGATCAATGATGATGAGGCCTTACAAGGTTTCCGTGATTTGACTAAGATTGAAGGGATTATTCCTGCACTAGAAAGCTCACATGCGATGGCTTATGTCACCAAACTTGCGCCAACCATGTCAAAGGATCAGATCATTATTGCAACGGTTTCAGGCCGTGGTGATAAAGACTTGATGACGGTTGCACGTATTGATGGTGTTGAAATGGTTGAGATGTAA